The Megalobrama amblycephala isolate DHTTF-2021 linkage group LG10, ASM1881202v1, whole genome shotgun sequence DNA segment AATGGCGAGAAGTATTAACGCTGAGATCATTAcgccaggctagcaaacagcATATCATAAAATgacctcaggtatccagcgcaagtttcgacaacattgtcttgcttcctttgaagttgcagtgaaaaagactaggcgttgtttttattccactatactgactttgtcagctaaattcactgttagattagatcattacagctattcactcgaaacatagcatgctgaggacatctgctggttaaagtcatgtaaatgcaacaagaacagcaaaaacatgttgtatgCACTTTGAAACTGCAGCGAGGGAGCTAAACAGACCTTTATCGTTCGTTGGTGTGGACTCAAATCTAGTTATcattatcgttcttggtgtgaacgcgCATTAACTTGATACTCCATAAACCTCACCATTGCTCTGAGGGAAGATCTCCTCAGCATTTATGATGTTGCCGGTGGGGTCTTGTTTCTCGTCTGTGCCGTCGGGTCGGGAACAAGCACAAGGCTCTGCCGGGCAGTGATGCTTATGGTAGTGTGAATGGAAACTAGGTACATCTTTGTGGCTCTGTGAGCAAATGGTGCACAGAACATCAAAACTTTTCTCACTGCCCTCGGTCTTGTGTTGAAGAAGGATGTGCGTCTTCATCTCAGCATAGGCGGGCGTGTTCTTGTCGCACTGGCGGCAGCAGTAGCTGCATTTGTTTTCAGCAGCCAACTGTTTCATGCACTTTGTGAAAATGGGTTTCCTTTCCTCTTTGGATTTCTCAGAGCCCATGCAAGGACAAGGTTGGGAATGGCTTGTACTCGCTATGGGACTCTCAACAGCGTTTTCCGTGGCTGCTTGGGAAGTATTCTGAGCATTTTCCAAGCAGTAGTAATCTTGGCTATGCAGACTGTTGTAGTGCTCCTGAAACTCGTTCTCAGTGTCGTACAGCATGCTTTCGCAGAGTCCACAGAAGTAGCGGAGGACGATGTCGCCACCGTGCTCATTGGCGCAATGGCGCCGCAGGGTGGACTCTTTGAAAAACTTCTGCGGACAGTGACCACAGGCAAACCTCTGGAAACTGTGGCTGCTCCAATCGCTGCAGTGCGTCCGCACTGCTGCCTCAGAGTCGAAGAGGTCTTCACACATCCGACAGAGCCAAGACTCGGCTTTCGGAGGCGAGACGCAAGAGGAACtggctggtctgagtattttgGCTTCCGCACTGGTTGACGGTTTGGGGGACACACTAGAGGAGACACGGTCGTCTACAGTGTCTTCTCTTTCTTGGTAGTAGTTGTGCCCTCTGTGGCTCACACCAATATGGGCCATGATGTCTTCCATCCTTGGCATTTCCACCTTGCACAGCCTGCAGTGGAAAAGGAAGTTGGACAAATGTGCGCCACCGTGGAACCGGCTCATATGCAAGCGCGTTATGGACGATTCTCCCATTAACTTGCCACAGACCGCACATTTGTGAAAGATCTGATTTGCCGCTAGGAGGTGTTTTCTTGCACCATCCTCCTCTGTGAAGCGTAGACCGCATTCACAGAACCAGGCGAGCTGGAACTGTTTTCCTGACGTGACTTGGGAATCTAAGCTAGCCAGTCTTTTCCGCTTGGCTAAAGGCCCATGCGAATCATTCGGATTCTCTTTGGCCCCACGTGCCGTGCCCTTCTGAGCGTTTCGGATTTCACAGTAGTTGCTGTAGTAAAGAAGGGCCCAGGCCATGCTGCTGACCCTCTCCACCTCATGTTTCATCTGCTCTTTGTGCTCCTCCATCTGACCCACGCTAAGAAAAGGTTTGAGGCATGAGGAGCACTGACCCACGACTGCCATCTTCCTCATGATGTCAGCCACGCTTTGGTCGGCAGTGGCAATAGCGCAGCCGTGTCTGCAGTGCACACTGGGAAACCAAACAAGTAGCATGGAGTTGTTAGTGCACAAAAACTGGATCTCAATGTTGCAAATGTGCACTTTATCACTATCTGGATGGAAATGAAATGGGATTTACAGTATTCTTCACAGTCTGCTCTGGTATATACTGTTTATTTCGTAATGGAATAGGTCATCTTGAAAATATACATAGTGTGCACAGTATGCATACTACAGAAACAGTAAGAGTGATCTCTTTTTCACTTGAATGTGTTTATCATCACTTTTTTGACATTGACGTTGATATTTCCCCTAAAATTCTGAAATGAAATTCACTGCAAGTAAGTGATTGTGACTGTACAAAATGTATGAATATTAATGAGGAAAGCACTTATCTGTTTATGAATGGTTGTTTGTTCCTAAACTACTAATTGTTTCGTTTTAACACTGTTTAGTTGCACACTGATTGACTTTGGCACTAATTTTGAATGCTTTCAAACATTGctttacccagggttaaaagCAAGGTTTAAAAAGATGGTAAACTGGGGTTTATAAGCAGAGCGTATCAGCCCATATCATTTGCAGAATAATTAATCAGGCGACAAATGTGCATGCAAATTGTGTACTTATACAACAATACTATCTGTAAATGTCAAATCCACAGCTAAAGATTAAGACCAAGACATTTGTGGTACTGGATAGGGGGACCTTTAACATGCATACACATCCATCTccaaataaaacttaaaatgccccattatgctttttcagacattacctttcatgcagtgtgtaatatagctgtaaatgtttcaaagatcaaagtgcagataaatggagttattgtctccaaaaagaaagaagcaattctgaactgcctgaaacaaGTCATCAGTAATTACAGTTTTACTTCCTGTTGAACCTACATAGGTTTGTAACTAAGTTGCATAAttccagcctatggtcttcattggctacCTAAGAACAACAtctactttgacccgccctcaaatactgtagttgtagctgagactggaagagtttggtatGTGTTTTCGACATGTCaggaagatgctgttttctgctgtgaaagcaaatccactttgcatgaaCTTCCAAAGAATGAggaattgatatggtaaaaccgacgccatcatctgttcatatcactgtgtatcaaatgctgaggaagagctgaaattcagatatgctaATGGGTGTTTGGTTTCTGACATGCGCTGTAAGAagtcaaccaatcacaacagactgggtcatctgaccaatcagagcagagaaggctctcagaaaggaggggtttagagagactgaattcTTTATCaaaccgtttcagacactgcGAGAAAAGAGCTGTAATGTATATGATGAGAAAATAAAGTGCTTTTTGACCTGGGATACaagtaaacctattgtaggagactgcaaaaacaaaattagcagcctttaaaatagcataataggggcactttaaatccAAGAAAACACCAATATAAACTTACTTGAAGTGTGCTCTGGCCTCCATATGCGAGGCAAGCACCTTAGAGCAGACTGTGCACTTGACATTGAAGCTGATATCCTTACAGAGAGCGATCAAGCGGTTCTTCGCGTACCGAGGAACTGGCACAGGCGCAGCTGATTGTTTTGCTTCTGgaaatgttcaaaataaataaattaatggtAAAGCTTGATCAGAAAGCTGAATGATGATATTTCTGAACAAGCTGAAATTGATACAGGACAAAAATGGCAAGATATTTTTTAGCTGTGTCATCCAGTGATGATGCATGTGCAGTTTTGATTTGATTGTTGATGACCACACACCACTGAGAGAGATGGACTGAGTGAAGTGGTTTTTTGCAGACATGTGCTGTAGGCATTCGTCCTTGATGTTGAAGAGGAGGTAACAGGCAGGACATGCAAAGCATACAATCAGCTGATAGGTCTGGGAACGACTGTGACCGTTAGCGTCAGAGGAGGACACCTGCAGATGACATCAAGCACAAGAGACAGAGCATGCTTTAAGACACTgccttttcatttaatttccatTATAAGACAATTAAGTAAGATCATTAAAGGGGTAATACTGCACAACATATTTGTCCTAGATCTTTTGAGATAATCTCTGATCATTTCTGGTCTTAATTTGTGTGGCAATGCATTCAGACTTTGATTTTCTCAAGCATGGCAACAACAACCGGCCCATTTAATTGTAAAGGTCAAAGAGGGTGGAAAATGTGAtgctcatctcacttgcacaaaaaacagCTCTATACTCCTCAAACTGCATCAGAACATGTGTAAACCAATGCACATTAGTTCTCAACATTCACTGTTTCACTCATGGGTGGTATTTAACTTGTAGAGAtttaatgataaaaacaaaagtcaccatgaaatcaaaatgtacaTATTGAATATTGCAGTGTTATGAACGAATTATCTGTGTGcatcattattgttttaaaggtgccgtagaacgttttttcaaaagatgtaatataaatctaaggtgtcccctgaatgtgtctgtgaagtttcagctcaaaataccccatagattttttttaattaatttttgtaactgcctattttggggcatcattaactatgcactgattcaggctgcggcccctttaaatccttgcACTCCCCgccccccgagctcgcgactctataaacattgcataaacaaagttcacccagctaatataaccctcaaaatggatctttacaaagtgttcgtcatgcatgcgtcggatcatgtgagtatagtatttatttggatgtctacatttgattctgaatgagtttggtagtgctccgtggctaaagctaacattacacactgttggagagatttataaagaatgaagttgtgtttatgaattatacagactgcaagtgtttaaaaatgaaaatagcaacggctcttgtctctgtgaatacagtaataaacgatggaaactttaaccacatttaacagtacattaacaacatgctaatgaaacatttagaaagacaatttacaaatatcactaaaaatatcatgatatcatggatcatgtcaattattatcgctccatctgcttcgctattgttcttgcttgcttacctagtctgatgattcagctgtgcacatccagacgttaatactgccttgtgtaaagccttgaacatgagctggcatatgcaaatattggggtcatacatattaatgatcccgactgttacgtaacagtcggtgttatgttgagattcgcctgttcttcggaggtctttcaaacaaatgatatttacataagaaggaggaaacaatggagtttgagactcactgtatgtcatttccatgttctgaactcttgttattcaactatgccaagatattttcaattttcaattctatggcacctttaaattcatgtttctataatcttgaatcagaataacttcccctctctcttgcagagacatctcttctcttctctgatgatgagggcggggcaacctgtcactcacatgagatccaccaatagcaaaccacaaccatccaagcAATTCCCCATGGAAAAgctgaaaatattaataaaactgaaaaCCTTAGACTCCAGGTGTTCCTTCCACGACTCTTTAGAGCTAAAGTGGCGTCCACAGGCCACACAGGCATAGATGGAAGAGGGGTTGCCTTTCAGGGTGATAGCGGGGTCACACGGTGAATGATCAAAGCTGTCAATGAAAGTtaaaaaaccatttaaaaaaaaaaaaattgtaaatgtgCAATTATTTAAATTCAACTGTAACCAAAGCAATTTTGCAGCTTTTGCTAAGTACCGTTTGAGATGCCCCTCAAGTAAAGGCACATTGTCGTAGATTCTGCCGCAGTTGATGACCGGGCAGGTCTGCGGAGAGAAGCGTGCCGCAGCAGGAGCCGATCTGCGTCTCCACAGTGAGCAGGAGTTGATGGAGCCTGGCTGTAATCCTGAGCAGTCCAGATAATGTGAGCACAAGAACCCCtcttacatacacacacactcatgttaGTTGAAGTTAGGAGAACATTACAGACCTGGCATTTTTAGCCAAATGTCCACACAACGCTTGGCATCATCTCTGTCATTATTACTCCGGCTGACCGACAGCTCGTGTCGCCCATGTGCTTGCTGCGAAATAATCTTCTCCTACAttacaaatgacaaaatatagAGCTCAACAGTGATGTCACACATTTCCCAGCAGCCTTGGTTTCAGGGGTATTTTTATGGCGTTTTATAGTTATAAGCCATAAACCAAATtgattaatcattttaatttatattacaaACTTCAATTTGATGCAAAGAAGTATTTGAAAATTATACAAATTATGCAATTtggttttgttaaatatatcaTTCATAACAAAAGTCACTTTTTAGAAATCACACAGAACAGAATTCAAAGGTTTTAATGGCATCACTGAAGAAATGCATTAAAACGATAAAAAAGAAGGAACaccattaaatatatttaatcacATATGGCTACACGTTAACTTCGAACGTTAAATAttcaagggaaaaaaaataaaaatcttattaaatgaaatatttttcacAATTCATTGTCTCCACAGGCATTCAAAATAATTATTCAAAGGATGAGTTCTAAGTAACAAACCAAACCCACCTGCTCTGAGAagaatcacaacattataaaatgatttgaagcaaaaaatacaaaaatgtttaaaagtgaaaaagGTGCTACTCCTCAAGGAAGCATTGCAAGTTAAATAATCAAGTAAAAAATGAtggtaaaacaaaacaaatcacttAGGGAtgtaaattaattacatgattaATCATGGCatgattaaatgttttaatttcacTGCATACTTTTCGATAGAACTAAGTGTGTTATAATTTAACACActaaatgtgttaaattgaaATTTCTACTTATAGTtcttgataaaaaaatatatgcgtACAAGTACTTTTAGAAAGTAGAAAGTTGTGACTGCTACCATAAGGATTGAGAAGAGGCAAACCTTGAAAGCTTTGCACTTTTCAGCCCTTTCCTGTTTCTCCACAGCAACCTGACGGGCCAGTCTGTCCAGCGTGGACACAGCATGAGCCCGCTGCCGGTCAACCTGATCCTCGATCTGAGCACAACACGgacaaaaattactttttaaaaaaaatgtattcaacgAGGATGCATTACACAGTAAagatgttattttaaaaaattctatttcaaataaattctgttctttggACCTTCATATTCATcaaagcagcaaatcagcatatcagaatgatttctgaaggatcatgcgacactgaagacgggagtaatatatattttctaggGCTGGTACAATAAATCTATGCATCACGaatcgagaaatgattctggatcgattcaGAGATTTACTGAATCCATCGTGATTCTCTTtcaaatcgattctgagcttagttttaacagcagatggcactgcgtgctttagaaacagctgtactctgcttgcttccaattccttacacacaccacttcaaccttcaataaaataatcattcataaaggtcaaaaaggttgaagcgaatcACAGGGGTGTTTGCGgtgggctgtttacattcatCTCACATcattctgaggtgcaagtacattctcagactcagcTGAACGCACGAGTGCTCgtcttcatgagcatttgagagtgtggttaaaaactagcctagagcgccatctgctgttaaaaaccaAGCTCAGAATTGATTCAAGAGAGAATCACGATGCATTCAGAAAATCTCCTAATCGATCCACGAATCAAGATGAATCAATTTTTTCTCCCTTATATTTTCCTAGCTTTAGTTTACATTTGCAGCTAATTTGCAGGGTCTGCTTCATCGGAATTATCCGCACACACACATTGGATTTGGCACAGGTTTTACGCCGGATGCCCTCCCTGACGCATTCAGACACACTCCTAATCCTAAGGCCAATTTGGCATGTCCAATCCACCTAACCTGCATGTCTTTGGTGTCTTTAGTGTGGAGCACCCGGAGGAAACCCACGCTGACACAGGGAGAACATGCAAACTCAGCCAGGGCTCGAACCGCGGACCTTCTTGTCGCGAGGCGACAGTGCTACCCACTGAGCCACTGTGACGCCCCTGAAGACcgctgatgctgaaaattcagctttgatcaaaggaataaattacagtttaaaatataaaaaaacagccATTTAAACAGTCATTTATTACAGTCTTTGGAAGGCTTTTGGTCTTTCAAACACATCACATCATTTCATTTTACATGCAATGCAGGGATTCCCCAACTTTTTTCTTTGACCTTATATATTTAGCCCTGAAATTTTAAGTCAATAAGTTAGgccaataataaaatgaaatccataataaataataataaaattaagttcaCTGTTCTCTGATGTcagttaatggtcacatgacatgcagattaaaaaaaaagtttttaaatatttttttatttttatttattttatttttatttaagttattttttttattattttatttttttcatgatttcaTTACTTAATAGCTTTTCAATAAACTCACGGTCTGGGAAACCGTAATGTAATATTCAATGCacttcatttattaataaaaaagaatggaatatattttctttctctttgtatttttatatcaatatggtacaagattatcatttttaaatcaatgtgataaacgagttaggtcaaaagtaatgGAGATGGAATGGGGTGCTAATACAATGACATGTACAATAAcgattgcagaaaaaaaatgtctagaaatcaatttcagtagtacacagtttaatgtttttgatcgTGTTTTTTCAGAAATAGTGTTTAACATCATCCTTACATCtactataatttatatatatattatataaaaaatacaatattgtTAGACCCGAGATTCTTCACAtcagtaaataaatacatagatTGTGTGCCTTAATGGTCTGGTGGTAGAACTTTTGTTAAGCGTGTCAGAGAGTTTCTGGGTTCTAATCCATctatttaacaatttgaaccaTTGTCACACGCAGTTGATGCGGTGAATACAGTACAGGCTTCaatgtttacgtccgaacgctgGCTCAGTATTACCCGACGCTGtacgtgtgatgctgatgcaggaaccggccaataatgagtcggcgttcagACATAAACACGGAGACCTGTACTGCATTCACCGTGTCAACTGTGTATGACAACagtaaataaagttatttttgttttgttttagtgcacaaaaagtatttccAGACAATGTGAGCACAAGAACTCCtcttacatacacacacactcatgttatatatatatatatatatataatgaatttcttttcttctgtggaaggcAAAACAACATATTTACGTGTttcgagggcggggcaacctgtcactcacatgagatccaccaacaGCATACTACAACCATTCAATCATCCAAtaaattccccacagacaaaatcaagccccgccctacatttgctCTAGttccagaagccgtttcacttaaATATATGCCAcaataggggaaaaaaaacttctgtttcatgctgactttaagttAAACAACACAAATCagaaaataatgacttaaatctCAGCCTGTTCCTTACACAAAGCTATCAAATGGCATCAGAAGACTTGGCTGTATGATTCATGatggaaaagagcagcctgGATATTCTGCCAAACTTCttcttttgtgtgtttttgtgttgtggaacaacatgacagTGCGTAAACGATGAGCACATTTTCTACACTTTTAACATGTATATTCCAGACAGTGTGTGAAGAAACTCACGGTGTCTGCAGCGTTCAAGCCTCCTTCATCCTCTCCGTCACTCAGCAGGTCTATGCATTCCAGCACTGGTCTGAGAGGGCCCTCCTGAAACAACATGAATCAGTGCTTTAATATACAGACTTAATCCAGTTCTCAAGTGAGAAGACCCAGATCCACACAACTGCCCTCATAACTCAAATTAGAAATCAAGGCAGTGACATTTTAAGCACACTTACAGACACAAACTCCACATCATCCTCCACCTCCTCAATGACTGTAGAGGCAGACATCACATCTGTGCTCTGTTGAGCATTACATCAACCACTGCGAATTAAAAGACAGCAATATGAAGTGCATTTTCAGTGCTGCATgcataaatattcatattttaactagcgtttaattattattttaagtcaATAAAAGTGGAGAGTGATTTCCTTCTAGAAGGAAAACGGGTAATCAATCCTGCAAACAGCTTTCATGAATCTCAACTACTCGTCGACAAG contains these protein-coding regions:
- the znf451 gene encoding E3 SUMO-protein ligase ZNF451 produces the protein MSASTVIEEVEDDVEFVSEGPLRPVLECIDLLSDGEDEGGLNAADTIEDQVDRQRAHAVSTLDRLARQVAVEKQERAEKCKAFKEKIISQQAHGRHELSVSRSNNDRDDAKRCVDIWLKMPGLQPGSINSCSLWRRRSAPAAARFSPQTCPVINCGRIYDNVPLLEGHLKRFDHSPCDPAITLKGNPSSIYACVACGRHFSSKESWKEHLESKVSSSDANGHSRSQTYQLIVCFACPACYLLFNIKDECLQHMSAKNHFTQSISLSEAKQSAAPVPVPRYAKNRLIALCKDISFNVKCTVCSKVLASHMEARAHFNVHCRHGCAIATADQSVADIMRKMAVVGQCSSCLKPFLSVGQMEEHKEQMKHEVERVSSMAWALLYYSNYCEIRNAQKGTARGAKENPNDSHGPLAKRKRLASLDSQVTSGKQFQLAWFCECGLRFTEEDGARKHLLAANQIFHKCAVCGKLMGESSITRLHMSRFHGGAHLSNFLFHCRLCKVEMPRMEDIMAHIGVSHRGHNYYQEREDTVDDRVSSSVSPKPSTSAEAKILRPASSSCVSPPKAESWLCRMCEDLFDSEAAVRTHCSDWSSHSFQRFACGHCPQKFFKESTLRRHCANEHGGDIVLRYFCGLCESMLYDTENEFQEHYNSLHSQDYYCLENAQNTSQAATENAVESPIASTSHSQPCPCMGSEKSKEERKPIFTKCMKQLAAENKCSYCCRQCDKNTPAYAEMKTHILLQHKTEGSEKSFDVLCTICSQSHKDVPSFHSHYHKHHCPAEPCACSRPDGTDEKQDPTGNIINAEEIFPQSNVEEFQDVKNAITSSALGVKKEVCVSQDIEDEDTFDHDMKLALALSAEEAMKSKELDIDHSVTPLADMAQAKINAKMNDASKGKFTRTMSMADRSGRLLESLDQIEMRVEALREEATAMEQERESLIEIIQSIQNSQEMRSICDGEREELSLTATRLMGRALTVHVSVDTIRNSQQEEAVKKAIAIIDEIATKMLEDMEAARKRLQALHAACVTDAPPVPVDQKFQSIVISCALEDQKKIKRRLETLIRNVDNAEKTIKIMDNQKVDHSSLANGK